Proteins from a genomic interval of Stenotrophomonas sp. 24(2023):
- a CDS encoding proline--tRNA ligase, translating into MRLSQFHLHTTKETPSDAELTSHRLMLRAGMIRKLASGLYTWSPLGLRVLRKVERIVREEMDRAGAVEFQIPTIQPKELWEQTGRWEKFGPQLLKIKDRKDQVFCYSPTAEEAAADFARNELSSYKQLPVNFYQIQTKFRDEIRPRFGVMRAREFLMKDAYSFHLHDADLVREYENMKAAYSRIFTRLGLDFRMVQADSGAIGGDASQEFHVIADSGEDALVFSTGSDYAANMEAAIAAEPAARAAAGESLRKVDTPTQKTCEDVAALLGIALQRTVKSVALMAGEDPAQQFVLALVRGDHEVNEIKLAKVPGLATYRFASEAEIAEHLGSVPGFLGPVGPAKAIRVVADREVAAMADFVVGANEAGFHLAGVNWGRDLPEPDVADLRNVREGDRAVDGGELKIARGIEVGHVFQLGRKYAQALDATVLDENGKAAVMSMGCYGIGISRVVAAAIEQNHDDAGIIWPDAMAPWQVVVCVINPKGDAAVADAATALLQELRDAGLDAALDDRGLRPGAMFADMELIGVPHRVVVSERGLAAGTFEYRARRASDAESLDKAALFGRLKD; encoded by the coding sequence ATGCGCCTGTCCCAGTTCCACCTGCATACCACCAAGGAAACCCCCAGCGACGCCGAGCTGACCAGCCACCGGCTGATGCTGCGCGCGGGCATGATCCGCAAGCTCGCTTCCGGCCTGTATACCTGGTCGCCGCTGGGCCTGCGCGTGCTGCGCAAGGTGGAACGCATCGTGCGCGAGGAAATGGACCGCGCCGGCGCGGTGGAATTCCAGATTCCCACGATCCAGCCCAAGGAACTGTGGGAGCAGACCGGCCGCTGGGAAAAGTTCGGCCCGCAGCTGCTGAAGATCAAGGACCGCAAGGACCAGGTGTTCTGCTACAGCCCCACCGCCGAGGAAGCCGCGGCCGATTTCGCCCGCAACGAGCTGTCCAGCTACAAGCAGCTGCCGGTCAACTTCTACCAGATCCAGACCAAGTTCCGCGACGAGATCCGCCCGCGTTTCGGCGTGATGCGCGCACGCGAATTCCTGATGAAGGACGCCTATTCGTTCCACCTGCACGACGCCGACCTGGTGCGTGAATACGAGAACATGAAGGCCGCCTACAGCCGCATCTTCACCCGCCTGGGCCTGGATTTCCGCATGGTGCAGGCCGATTCGGGTGCCATCGGCGGCGATGCTTCGCAGGAGTTCCATGTCATTGCCGATTCCGGCGAGGACGCCCTGGTGTTTTCCACCGGTTCGGATTATGCGGCCAACATGGAAGCGGCCATTGCCGCTGAACCGGCCGCACGTGCGGCCGCTGGCGAATCGCTGCGCAAGGTGGATACGCCCACGCAGAAAACCTGCGAGGACGTGGCCGCCCTGCTGGGCATCGCGCTGCAGCGCACGGTCAAGTCGGTGGCGCTGATGGCCGGCGAGGACCCGGCGCAGCAGTTCGTGCTGGCGCTGGTGCGTGGCGACCACGAGGTCAACGAAATCAAGCTGGCCAAGGTACCCGGCCTGGCCACCTACCGCTTTGCCAGCGAGGCGGAAATCGCCGAGCACCTGGGCAGCGTACCGGGCTTCCTCGGCCCGGTCGGCCCGGCCAAGGCGATCCGCGTGGTCGCCGACCGCGAGGTGGCGGCGATGGCCGACTTCGTCGTGGGCGCGAACGAGGCCGGTTTCCACCTGGCCGGTGTCAACTGGGGCCGTGACCTGCCCGAGCCGGACGTGGCCGACCTGCGCAACGTGCGCGAAGGCGATCGCGCCGTCGATGGCGGCGAACTGAAAATCGCCCGGGGCATCGAAGTGGGCCATGTGTTCCAGCTCGGCCGCAAGTACGCGCAGGCGCTGGACGCCACCGTGCTGGATGAGAACGGCAAGGCCGCGGTGATGAGCATGGGCTGCTACGGCATCGGCATTTCCCGCGTGGTTGCCGCCGCCATCGAGCAGAACCACGATGACGCCGGCATCATCTGGCCCGACGCGATGGCGCCGTGGCAGGTGGTGGTGTGCGTGATCAACCCCAAGGGCGATGCGGCCGTGGCCGACGCCGCCACGGCGCTGCTGCAGGAACTGCGCGACGCCGGCCTGGACGCGGCACTGGACGACCGTGGCCTGCGCCCGGGCGCGATGTTCGCCGACATGGAACTGATCGGCGTACCGCACCGCGTGGTGGTCAGCGAACGCGGCCTGGCGGCCGGTACATTCGAATACCGTGCCCGCCGTGCCAGCGACGCCGAGAGCCTGGACAAGGCGGCCCTGTTCGGGCGCCTGAAGGACTGA
- a CDS encoding DNA polymerase III subunit chi translates to MPRADFYLIAKPRFLTEPLRLVCELARKANDAGLPTLVLARDQTQAEELDELLWAFDEEAYIPHQIAGEDVDEEEAVVLIAAPGTDTPARPLVINLRDDPWLGQCERVLEVVPADPEAREPLRERWRQYKNAGYDLSKHDM, encoded by the coding sequence ATGCCCCGCGCCGACTTCTACCTGATCGCCAAGCCCCGCTTCCTGACCGAGCCGCTGCGCCTGGTCTGCGAACTGGCCCGCAAGGCCAACGACGCCGGCCTGCCGACCCTGGTGCTGGCCCGTGACCAGACCCAGGCCGAAGAACTGGACGAGCTGCTGTGGGCCTTCGACGAGGAAGCCTATATTCCGCACCAGATCGCCGGTGAGGATGTGGACGAGGAGGAAGCCGTGGTGCTGATCGCCGCCCCCGGTACCGACACCCCGGCCCGGCCGCTGGTCATCAACCTGCGCGACGATCCCTGGCTGGGCCAGTGCGAACGGGTGCTGGAAGTGGTGCCGGCCGACCCGGAAGCGCGCGAACCGCTGCGCGAGCGCTGGCGCCAGTACAAGAACGCCGGTTACGACCTGTCCAAGCACGACATGTAA
- a CDS encoding valine--tRNA ligase: MTQLASSYDPKTFETELYDGWEKAGHFKPSGQGEPYTILLPPPNVTGTLHMGHAFQQTLMDALVRYHRMRGYDTLWQVGTDHAGIATEMVVSRNLALEGKGETRDSLGREGFINKVWEWKQHSGDTIERQMRRLGTSADWSRSTFTMDPQPSTAVIEAFVRWYEQGLIYRGQRLVNWDPVLKTAISDLEVESAEEDGFLWSIAYALEDGASYEHVERDADGNETLRETRSYLVVATTRPETLLGDTAVMVHPEDERYVHLIGKQVVLPLTGRRVPVIADDYVDRAFGTGVVKVTPAHDFNDYQVGVRHNLPMINLFTPVAAINENAPERFQGLDRYAARKAVLAELENLQILLEAKPHKLQVPRGDRTGQVIEPYLTDQWFVKMDELAKRGLALVEDGSISFVPPNWINTYRHWMSNIQDWCISRQLWWGHRIPAWFDAATGSCYVGRSEDEVRTTHNLGPEVALRQESDVLETWFSSQLWPFSTLGWPDAQAMAERGFDRYLPSSVLVTGFDIIFFWVARMIMATDNLTGKIPFKDVYFTGLIRDARGQKMSKSKGNVLDPLDIIDGISLEDLLAKRTNGLMKPKDAERIAKETRKDYPEGIAAHGADALRFTIAALATHGRDIKFDMNRAEGYKNFCNKLWNASRFALMNTEGAAFSGVPTPRTDAERWILSRLAAVSSEAQGHFAAYRFDLLAQCLYEFAWNEFCDWFLELSKPALNGGDAADAESTRHTLLYVLEALLRLLHPLTPFISEQLWQQVAPRLGLTDATLSLRPYPTATEFAGDYAQAEADVEWLKAVISAVRRVRSELNVAPSRLVPLRLQAGLELDRVRIERFSASLSFLLKLDSIQWLGDGESAPPAAPAIVGELKLLVPLEGLVDLDAERTRLDKEIKRVEGEKEKSEAKLAKFTDKVPPAVVEQERVRLVDWNTQLDGLRDQRAKL, encoded by the coding sequence ATGACCCAACTCGCCTCCAGCTACGACCCCAAGACCTTTGAAACCGAGCTGTACGACGGTTGGGAAAAGGCCGGCCACTTCAAGCCGTCCGGCCAGGGCGAGCCGTACACCATCCTGCTGCCGCCGCCGAACGTGACCGGCACGCTGCACATGGGCCATGCCTTCCAGCAGACCCTGATGGATGCGCTGGTGCGCTACCACCGCATGCGCGGCTACGACACGCTGTGGCAGGTGGGCACCGACCACGCCGGCATCGCCACCGAAATGGTGGTCAGCCGCAACCTGGCGCTGGAAGGCAAGGGGGAAACCCGCGATTCGCTGGGCCGCGAAGGCTTCATCAACAAGGTCTGGGAATGGAAGCAGCACTCCGGTGACACCATCGAGCGCCAGATGCGCCGCCTGGGCACCTCGGCCGACTGGTCGCGCAGCACCTTCACCATGGACCCGCAGCCGTCGACGGCGGTGATCGAAGCCTTCGTGCGCTGGTACGAACAGGGCCTGATCTACCGTGGCCAGCGCCTGGTCAACTGGGACCCGGTGCTGAAGACCGCCATTTCCGACCTGGAAGTGGAAAGCGCCGAGGAAGACGGCTTCCTGTGGTCGATCGCCTATGCGCTGGAAGACGGTGCCAGCTACGAGCACGTCGAGCGCGATGCCGACGGCAACGAGACCCTGCGCGAAACCCGCAGCTACCTGGTCGTGGCCACCACCCGCCCGGAAACCCTGCTGGGTGATACCGCGGTGATGGTGCACCCGGAAGACGAACGCTACGTGCACCTGATCGGCAAGCAGGTCGTGCTGCCGCTGACCGGCCGCCGCGTGCCGGTGATCGCCGATGACTACGTGGACCGTGCCTTCGGCACCGGCGTGGTCAAGGTCACCCCGGCGCACGATTTCAACGACTACCAGGTGGGCGTGCGCCACAACCTGCCGATGATCAACCTGTTCACCCCGGTGGCGGCGATCAACGAAAACGCGCCCGAGCGCTTCCAGGGCCTGGACCGCTACGCCGCGCGCAAGGCCGTGCTGGCCGAACTGGAAAACCTGCAGATCCTGCTGGAAGCCAAGCCGCACAAGCTGCAGGTGCCGCGCGGCGACCGCACCGGCCAGGTGATCGAGCCCTACCTGACCGACCAGTGGTTCGTGAAGATGGACGAACTGGCCAAGCGCGGCCTGGCGCTGGTGGAAGACGGAAGCATTTCCTTCGTGCCGCCGAACTGGATCAACACCTACCGCCACTGGATGTCCAACATCCAGGACTGGTGCATCAGCCGCCAGCTGTGGTGGGGCCACCGCATCCCGGCCTGGTTCGATGCCGCCACCGGCAGCTGCTACGTGGGCCGTAGCGAGGACGAGGTGCGCACAACGCACAACCTCGGCCCGGAAGTGGCGCTGCGCCAGGAAAGCGACGTGCTGGAGACCTGGTTCTCCTCGCAGTTGTGGCCGTTCTCGACCCTGGGCTGGCCCGACGCGCAGGCGATGGCCGAGCGCGGCTTCGACCGCTACCTGCCATCGTCGGTGCTGGTCACCGGCTTTGACATCATCTTCTTCTGGGTGGCGCGCATGATCATGGCCACCGACAACCTGACCGGGAAGATTCCGTTCAAGGACGTCTACTTCACCGGCCTGATCCGCGATGCGCGCGGCCAGAAGATGTCCAAGAGCAAGGGCAACGTGCTCGACCCGCTGGACATCATCGATGGCATTTCGCTGGAGGACCTGCTGGCCAAGCGCACCAATGGGTTGATGAAGCCCAAGGATGCCGAGCGCATCGCCAAGGAAACCCGCAAGGACTACCCCGAGGGCATCGCCGCCCACGGTGCCGACGCACTGCGCTTCACCATCGCCGCGCTGGCCACCCACGGCCGCGACATCAAGTTCGACATGAACCGCGCCGAGGGTTACAAGAACTTCTGCAACAAGCTGTGGAACGCCAGCCGCTTCGCGCTGATGAACACCGAGGGCGCGGCCTTCAGCGGCGTGCCGACGCCGCGCACCGATGCCGAGCGCTGGATTCTTTCGCGCCTGGCCGCCGTGTCCAGCGAAGCGCAGGGCCATTTCGCCGCCTACCGCTTCGACCTGCTGGCGCAGTGCCTGTATGAGTTCGCCTGGAATGAGTTCTGCGACTGGTTCCTGGAACTGAGCAAGCCGGCCCTGAACGGGGGCGACGCCGCCGATGCGGAAAGCACCCGCCACACCCTGCTGTACGTGCTGGAAGCGCTGCTGCGCCTGCTGCACCCGCTGACCCCGTTCATCAGCGAACAGCTGTGGCAGCAGGTGGCCCCGCGCCTGGGCCTGACCGACGCGACCCTGTCGCTGCGTCCCTACCCCACCGCCACCGAATTCGCCGGCGACTACGCCCAGGCCGAAGCCGACGTGGAATGGCTCAAGGCGGTGATCAGTGCCGTGCGCCGCGTGCGCAGCGAACTGAACGTGGCCCCGTCCCGGCTGGTGCCGCTGCGCCTGCAGGCGGGCCTCGAACTGGACCGCGTGCGCATCGAGCGCTTCAGCGCTTCGCTGTCGTTCCTGCTGAAGCTGGACAGCATCCAGTGGCTGGGTGACGGCGAAAGCGCGCCGCCGGCCGCCCCCGCGATCGTCGGCGAACTGAAGCTGCTGGTGCCGCTGGAAGGCCTGGTGGATCTGGACGCCGAGCGCACGCGCCTGGACAAGGAGATCAAGCGCGTGGAAGGCGAAAAGGAAAAGAGCGAAGCCAAGCTGGCCAAGTTCACCGACAAGGTGCCGCCGGCGGTGGTCGAGCAGGAACGCGTGCGCCTGGTGGACTGGAACACGCAGCTGGACGGCCTGCGCGACCAGCGCGCCAAGCTGTAA
- a CDS encoding YqaE/Pmp3 family membrane protein, protein MRLLIALILPWLAFFTIGRPLAGIVCLVLQVTLIGWVPAAIWAAYAVSQYHTDQKIRRALGAR, encoded by the coding sequence ATGCGCCTGCTCATCGCCCTGATCCTTCCCTGGCTGGCCTTTTTCACCATCGGCCGCCCCCTGGCCGGCATCGTCTGCCTGGTCCTGCAGGTCACCCTGATCGGCTGGGTGCCTGCGGCCATCTGGGCCGCCTATGCGGTCAGCCAGTACCACACCGACCAGAAGATCCGCCGCGCGCTCGGCGCGCGCTGA
- a CDS encoding ABC transporter permease: MTPPHAPQLERDAQDPGLIRLSGHWTLRTALAAAEVLRGAPERLTSIDATGIDQLDSAGVLQVLRVAHRADLGEDALRFREEHQALVCTIEEVADDRPKPKRDFGVLAALERLGISMHGTGHNIVALASFLGEALVKGARLIKQPRRFRMTATVHQMEQVGLDAVPLVALLSYLVGAVIAFLGSTILRDFGAEIYVVELVNIAFLREFAVLLTAIVLAGRTASAFTAQIGAMKAREEIDAMKTLGLDPMDLLVLPRLVALLVTLPLLTFIAMVAGLAGGITVGAFDLDIPPQMYIARMHDTMEVRHMLVGLSKAPVFALVIGLIGCLEGLKVTGTAQSVGERTTSSVVQTISLVIIIDAFAALWFMHMDW; the protein is encoded by the coding sequence ATGACCCCACCCCACGCCCCCCAGCTTGAACGCGATGCACAGGACCCCGGGCTGATCCGGCTGTCCGGGCATTGGACCCTGCGCACCGCCCTGGCGGCGGCGGAGGTGCTGCGTGGCGCCCCCGAACGGCTGACCAGCATCGACGCCACCGGCATCGACCAGCTCGACTCGGCCGGCGTGCTGCAGGTGCTGCGCGTCGCCCACCGCGCCGACCTGGGCGAGGATGCGCTGCGTTTCCGCGAAGAACACCAGGCGCTGGTGTGCACGATCGAAGAAGTTGCCGACGACCGCCCCAAGCCCAAGCGCGACTTCGGCGTGCTGGCCGCCCTGGAGCGGCTGGGCATCAGCATGCACGGCACCGGCCACAACATCGTGGCCCTGGCCAGCTTCCTGGGCGAGGCCCTGGTCAAGGGCGCGCGGCTGATCAAGCAACCGCGCCGCTTCCGGATGACCGCCACCGTGCACCAGATGGAGCAGGTCGGGCTGGATGCGGTCCCGCTGGTGGCCCTGCTGTCCTACCTGGTCGGTGCGGTGATCGCCTTCCTCGGCTCGACCATCCTGCGCGACTTCGGTGCGGAGATCTACGTGGTCGAACTGGTCAACATCGCTTTCCTGCGCGAGTTCGCCGTGCTGCTGACCGCCATCGTGCTGGCCGGCCGCACCGCAAGTGCGTTCACCGCGCAGATCGGCGCGATGAAGGCACGCGAGGAAATCGATGCGATGAAGACCCTCGGCCTGGACCCGATGGACCTGCTGGTGCTGCCACGGCTGGTGGCGCTGCTGGTCACCCTGCCCCTGCTGACCTTCATCGCGATGGTGGCCGGCCTGGCCGGCGGCATCACCGTCGGCGCGTTCGACCTGGACATCCCGCCGCAGATGTACATCGCGCGCATGCACGACACCATGGAAGTGCGGCACATGCTGGTGGGCCTGTCCAAGGCACCGGTGTTCGCGCTGGTGATCGGGCTGATCGGCTGCCTGGAGGGCCTGAAGGTCACCGGCACCGCGCAGTCGGTGGGCGAGCGCACGACCTCCAGCGTGGTGCAGACCATCTCGCTGGTCATCATCATCGACGCCTTCGCGGCGTTGTGGTTCATGCATATGGACTGGTGA
- the pssA gene encoding CDP-diacylglycerol--serine O-phosphatidyltransferase: MDPITPPPRSRTIYLLPNLFTTAGLFSGFYAIIAAANEQFVNAAIAVFVAAVMDGLDGRVARMTGTSSEFGVQYDSLADLVSFGMAPALVMYHWSLSELKFDGELAGRLGWAVAFLYAACAALRLARFNTQVAVVDKRWFVGLASPAAAGLMMSFVWAFADGTLGWDGNQLRYVALAVTIVAALLMVSRIRFWSFKGGAAKGGRADRVPFLVLALVPIGIAIAVIDLPRVLFAVGILYALSGPVAWAVQRLRKKPEAA, from the coding sequence ATGGACCCGATCACACCGCCGCCGCGCTCGCGCACGATTTACCTGCTGCCCAACCTGTTCACCACGGCCGGGCTGTTCTCCGGCTTCTACGCCATCATTGCCGCTGCCAACGAGCAGTTCGTCAATGCCGCCATCGCGGTATTCGTGGCCGCGGTGATGGACGGCCTGGATGGCCGCGTCGCGCGCATGACCGGCACCAGCAGCGAATTCGGCGTGCAGTACGACTCGCTGGCCGATCTGGTCAGCTTCGGCATGGCCCCGGCGCTGGTGATGTACCACTGGTCGTTGTCGGAACTGAAGTTCGATGGCGAACTGGCCGGCCGCCTCGGCTGGGCGGTGGCGTTCCTGTATGCCGCCTGCGCCGCACTGCGCCTGGCCCGCTTCAACACCCAGGTGGCGGTGGTGGACAAGCGCTGGTTCGTCGGCCTGGCCAGCCCGGCCGCTGCCGGCCTGATGATGTCCTTTGTCTGGGCCTTCGCCGACGGCACGCTGGGCTGGGATGGCAACCAGCTGCGCTACGTGGCCCTGGCGGTGACCATCGTCGCGGCATTGTTGATGGTCAGCCGCATCCGCTTCTGGAGCTTCAAGGGGGGCGCGGCCAAGGGCGGCCGTGCCGACCGCGTGCCGTTCCTGGTGCTGGCGCTGGTGCCGATCGGCATTGCCATCGCCGTGATCGACCTGCCCCGCGTGCTGTTCGCGGTGGGCATCCTGTACGCGCTGTCCGGCCCGGTGGCCTGGGCGGTGCAGCGCCTGCGCAAGAAGCCCGAGGCCGCGTGA
- the rimI gene encoding ribosomal protein S18-alanine N-acetyltransferase encodes MSAVGQRDVVTLRPLCERDLNTVMAIEVRGYPFPWTRGIFVDCLRAGYPGLAMERDGLLVGYGVISLAADEAHVLNVCIDPLVQSRGLGRQLLRALVALARARGAQRVFLEVRPSNTPAVALYHSEGFNEIGRRPRYYPAAEGREDALVMAIELVADDVQVMPPL; translated from the coding sequence GTGAGTGCGGTTGGCCAGCGCGATGTGGTGACACTGCGCCCCCTGTGCGAGCGCGACCTGAACACGGTGATGGCCATCGAGGTCCGCGGCTATCCCTTCCCGTGGACGCGCGGCATCTTCGTGGACTGCCTGCGCGCGGGCTATCCCGGCCTGGCCATGGAGCGTGATGGCCTGCTGGTGGGATACGGGGTCATCAGCCTGGCCGCCGACGAGGCGCATGTGCTGAACGTCTGCATCGACCCGCTGGTGCAGTCGCGGGGCCTGGGCAGGCAGCTGCTGCGTGCACTGGTGGCACTGGCGCGCGCGCGTGGCGCGCAGCGCGTCTTCCTGGAAGTGCGGCCGTCCAACACACCGGCGGTGGCGCTGTACCACAGCGAGGGCTTCAACGAGATCGGCCGCCGCCCGCGTTACTACCCGGCCGCCGAAGGGCGTGAGGATGCGCTGGTGATGGCCATCGAACTGGTGGCCGACGACGTGCAGGTGATGCCGCCGCTGTAA
- a CDS encoding threonine/serine exporter family protein codes for MSADAHTIATPQATYAQRVAFVSEIAGRLHSYGTTAQRLEAAVVALAQQLDLDCEPWSNPTGIILSFSDPARAIGSSDITRVIRLAPGENDLHKLSVADRIADDVANGRMSIAQGHTALRQLDKDPGLRGKLKMILSFSLGAAGVAGLWKLPWLDIATAGVIGLLIGLLSLVTAARPATREASEALAALLAGLVATVVASFIGALNLNTVVIASLVVLLPGMSLTNAVNELASQHWVSGTARVAGALTTIMKLTVGAMIAVTLADILGLEPMVRASRPQGAWVEWTSLLLAAFAFAMLFKANRRDFPWVIAASVAGYAISKFGGHAWGAPAGIFLSAMVLTAAGNLFGRLVQRPGAIIRLPGIIMMVPGSTSLRGVLTLVQQQDVGAGQGVFLTVLNVVMALVAGLLFGNLLIPARKTL; via the coding sequence ATGTCCGCCGATGCTCACACGATCGCCACGCCCCAGGCCACCTACGCGCAGCGCGTGGCCTTCGTTTCCGAAATCGCCGGGCGCCTGCACAGCTATGGCACCACCGCCCAGCGCCTGGAGGCGGCCGTGGTGGCGCTGGCCCAGCAGCTGGACCTGGACTGTGAACCGTGGTCGAACCCGACCGGCATCATCCTCAGCTTCAGCGACCCGGCGCGTGCGATCGGCTCCAGCGACATCACCCGGGTGATCCGCCTGGCGCCCGGGGAAAACGACCTGCACAAACTCAGCGTGGCCGACCGCATCGCCGATGATGTGGCCAATGGCCGGATGAGCATTGCCCAGGGCCACACCGCACTGCGGCAACTGGACAAGGATCCGGGCCTGCGCGGCAAGCTGAAGATGATTCTGTCGTTCAGCCTGGGCGCGGCCGGCGTGGCCGGGCTGTGGAAACTGCCCTGGCTGGATATCGCCACCGCAGGCGTGATCGGGCTGCTGATCGGCCTGCTCAGCCTGGTCACCGCCGCGCGCCCGGCCACCCGCGAGGCCAGCGAGGCACTGGCCGCGCTGCTGGCCGGCCTGGTGGCCACCGTGGTGGCCAGCTTCATCGGCGCGCTCAATCTCAATACGGTGGTGATCGCCTCGCTGGTGGTGCTGCTGCCGGGCATGTCGCTGACCAATGCGGTGAACGAACTGGCCAGCCAGCATTGGGTCTCGGGCACCGCGCGCGTGGCCGGTGCGCTGACCACCATCATGAAGCTCACCGTCGGCGCGATGATCGCGGTGACCCTGGCCGACATCCTCGGCCTGGAACCGATGGTGCGCGCGTCACGGCCGCAGGGGGCGTGGGTGGAGTGGACCTCGCTGCTGCTGGCGGCCTTCGCGTTCGCGATGCTGTTCAAGGCCAACCGGCGCGATTTCCCATGGGTGATCGCCGCTTCGGTGGCCGGTTATGCCATCTCCAAGTTCGGTGGCCATGCCTGGGGCGCACCGGCGGGCATCTTCCTGTCGGCGATGGTGCTGACCGCCGCCGGTAACCTGTTCGGCCGTCTCGTGCAGCGGCCCGGCGCGATCATCCGCCTGCCGGGCATCATCATGATGGTGCCCGGCAGCACCAGCCTGCGCGGCGTGCTGACCCTGGTGCAGCAGCAGGACGTCGGTGCCGGCCAGGGCGTGTTCCTGACCGTGCTCAACGTGGTGATGGCGCTGGTGGCCGGCCTGCTGTTCGGCAACCTGCTCATCCCGGCGCGCAAGACGCTGTGA
- a CDS encoding EamA family transporter, with translation MPLSLFLLVLLAAALHASWNAIVKRGPDKFLGTVLVTGSAALLSAAVLPWLPLPAPQSLPWLAASVMLQVAYYALVARCYQQVDMSLAYPLMRGCAPILVALAGSLLGQPLPPLAWAGIVLVSTGILCMALGARGGQLRLPLLTALMIATYTLVDAQGARLSGHALGYTLWLFLLSGLPLPLWALLRRHRQVLAYARAHWPLGVVGGIGTTASYAMALWAMTQVPVAMVSALRESSILFALLISVFLLHERVPRVRWLAATLMVCGVVVLRQV, from the coding sequence ATGCCGCTTTCCCTCTTCCTGCTGGTCCTGCTTGCCGCGGCGCTGCACGCCAGCTGGAACGCCATCGTCAAGCGCGGGCCGGACAAGTTCCTCGGCACGGTGCTGGTCACCGGCAGCGCCGCGCTGCTGTCCGCTGCGGTGCTGCCCTGGCTGCCACTGCCCGCGCCGCAGAGCCTGCCCTGGCTGGCCGCCTCGGTCATGCTGCAGGTGGCCTACTACGCGCTGGTGGCGCGCTGCTACCAGCAGGTGGACATGAGCCTGGCCTACCCGCTGATGCGCGGCTGCGCGCCGATCCTGGTGGCGCTGGCCGGCAGCCTGCTGGGCCAGCCGCTGCCGCCGCTGGCCTGGGCCGGCATCGTGCTGGTCAGTACCGGCATCCTGTGCATGGCGCTGGGCGCGCGCGGCGGCCAGCTGCGCCTGCCGCTGCTGACCGCCCTGATGATCGCCACCTACACCCTGGTCGATGCGCAGGGCGCGCGCCTGTCCGGGCATGCGCTCGGCTACACGTTGTGGCTGTTCCTGCTGTCCGGCCTGCCACTGCCGCTGTGGGCGCTGCTGCGTCGCCACCGCCAGGTGCTGGCCTATGCACGCGCGCACTGGCCGTTGGGCGTGGTCGGTGGCATCGGCACCACCGCCTCGTATGCGATGGCCCTGTGGGCGATGACCCAGGTACCGGTGGCGATGGTCTCGGCACTGCGCGAATCGTCGATCCTGTTCGCGCTGCTGATCTCGGTGTTCCTGCTGCACGAACGCGTCCCACGCGTGCGCTGGCTGGCGGCCACACTGATGGTCTGCGGCGTGGTCGTGCTGCGGCAGGTGTGA
- a CDS encoding DUF4124 domain-containing protein — MRTLSCLGCLLLLASAPVVAAPVYKWKDANGVTQYSETPPAGKAFETREQARGPASRASTAETTETPVPEQCANARANLALLDGKGPVVVRDAEGKAAAPLTEEQRATQRGLADAAIKAYCPPAG; from the coding sequence ATGCGTACCCTGTCCTGCCTGGGATGCCTGTTGCTGCTGGCCAGTGCCCCGGTCGTGGCGGCACCGGTCTACAAATGGAAGGACGCCAACGGCGTCACCCAGTATTCGGAAACCCCGCCTGCCGGCAAGGCATTCGAAACCCGCGAACAGGCCCGTGGCCCGGCCAGCCGTGCCAGCACGGCCGAAACCACCGAAACACCGGTGCCCGAGCAGTGTGCCAATGCCCGCGCCAACCTGGCCCTGCTGGACGGCAAGGGGCCGGTGGTGGTGCGTGATGCCGAGGGCAAGGCCGCCGCGCCCTTGACCGAAGAACAGCGTGCCACGCAGCGGGGTCTGGCCGACGCGGCCATCAAGGCCTACTGCCCGCCGGCAGGCTGA